The DNA window GAGCATCCAGCATTGATGGCTAGAGCCGTTAAAAGGTATTTGCGAGGAGCAAAATATTTAACCATCCGGAAATCCAATGCCAAAAAAGCCACTGTAGAACCATAAATAACAACCATTGCGTATTGAATATCCGTTGACTCCACTCCGTAAAACCCCATAATCGTTACCGGGCTGGTAAATAAAGCAAAACTATACAGACAAGTCATCAATATGGAAAATATCACTGCTCTTGCCAGCCATTCTGATACCCATGGTTTAAAAACGGGAATTTTATGTGCCTGCATCCTTATTATTTTATAACATAAACATTGGCATTCATTCCCGCAGAAAGACGCGCCAGTTTCCCGGGTCCATCAGTCAGTTTTATCCGAACCGGAATGCGTTGTGTAATTTTTACAAAGTTCCCGGTCGCATTATCAGGCGGAAGCAAGGAATATCTTGATCCAGTCGTTGGAGAAAGAGACTCTATAGATCCGGCAAACTTTTCGTCAGGAAATGCATCCACTTCTACCGACACTTTCTGGCCTGTTTTAAAATGGCTGATCTGCGTCTCCTTGAAGTTGGCGATTACCCATTTTTCTTCGGAATCATTCACCATGAAAGCTAATGTCTGGCCGGGTTGCACCAGCTGTCCTTCCTGAATGGTCTTTTTCCCGATCTGCCCATTAAATGGTGCCGTGATCACCGTATATTTAATCTCCAGCTCTTGTCTGCCCAATAAAGCTTCTTTGATCTTTATTTCTGCAGCTATCGCAAAGCGTTGTGCTTTAATATCATTCAACCTGGATTCAGCAACCCGTAAAGTAGCTTTCGTTTGTTCGTAATCGGATTGGTTGATGGCCAGAGAGGTACTTACATTATCAAATTTTTGTTGGGTTGTCGACTCATCGGCCAGCAGATTTTTATAGCGTTCATATTCTCTTTGTTGTTGATCCAGCTTTGCTTTTGTGCCTGATAGTTGTGCTTTGATCACCTCGATACTTTTGCCTTGTGTTTCTTCATTAGCCGAGAGAATAGGCAATTTAGCTCGGGAACTCATCAATTCAGCCACCGCAGCATCTTTTTTAAGCCCATATTCATCAAGTTCGATAACGACCAAAGTGTCTCCTTTTTTAACCTGCTGATTGTCTTTAAAGTATATTTTGCTGATGTACCCTCCTACTTTTACATTAACCGGAGATAAATACGCATCTATTTGTGCATCATTAGTTTGTTCATACCGATAGCCTTTCCAGAAGTACACCCCTCCCCAAATTATGATTGCCATTAATACTATTATTCCCAACCATTTAGTGACGAGCACAATGATTTTGTCTGTTTTATTTTTATTCATTTTTTATATTCATTAAAGTATTCCTATGATTGCCAGTAATCTGATATGGCTGAGTTTTAAAGTAACCTGTGCTGTAGTCAGATTGAGTTTTGCTTCAAGAAGTACATTCTCGGCATCCAGCAAATCCGTTAAAAGTGATTCCTGATTCAGATAACTGTTTCTGATTACACGAACTGTTTCAGTGGTCTTTGCAATGTTTTTCTCTGCCATTTCTACACTTTCCACTGCCTGTTGCTGTTGTAAATAGGCATCCTTAACCAGCATTCTGATCTCATCTTTTTTTATGCCCGCCTTTTCTTTCTGCTGATCGGATAGATTTCGGGCATGTGCAACAGAATGCCTGTTTTTGTAAAGATTATCAATAGAAAACTGTACTCTGATTCCGGTCTGCCCAAAACCCCATAAATCATTGGAATAAGGATAGAAAGACACCTGCGGAAAGGTATAATTGTAGTTGGAATACAAAGAAACTTTAGGAAGTACAGCGGATTGCACCTGTTGGATATTCATCTCACTTAATTTGATGTAGCTGTAGGCTATCTTATA is part of the Chryseobacterium lactis genome and encodes:
- a CDS encoding HlyD family secretion protein; translated protein: MAIIIWGGVYFWKGYRYEQTNDAQIDAYLSPVNVKVGGYISKIYFKDNQQVKKGDTLVVIELDEYGLKKDAAVAELMSSRAKLPILSANEETQGKSIEVIKAQLSGTKAKLDQQQREYERYKNLLADESTTQQKFDNVSTSLAINQSDYEQTKATLRVAESRLNDIKAQRFAIAAEIKIKEALLGRQELEIKYTVITAPFNGQIGKKTIQEGQLVQPGQTLAFMVNDSEEKWVIANFKETQISHFKTGQKVSVEVDAFPDEKFAGSIESLSPTTGSRYSLLPPDNATGNFVKITQRIPVRIKLTDGPGKLARLSAGMNANVYVIK